The window GAGGACCCAAACCAAGGCTCGAGCCTTCGTGTGGTGGGAAACTTCCAATTCTCACCCGCGCCCGTAAACTATACGCATATGGGGACCAGCGAGATTATTTTGATAAGCGGCACTGCATTGGTATGTGTATGGCACACTTCATGCTTAACCCACCATGTTAACAATTCTCGACCAGGATTCGTACGCTACGGGGACTTGCATCATCCCTTTGGACTTGCGTGCATTCTCAGCAATGCGGCAGCTTCCCGAAAGCGCATGTACATTGGCCTCAGCCATGCCGGGGAGAAATGGACCGATATTCTTCAGTCACAAACTGGAACGGTCGTGATTGATGATCGCGGCTACGGCGTTTTTCCGGTGGCTTCAAAGAGTGTGAGTGTTTGGGTGAGCTCTCGGGCGGAGGGAAGACATAATATTGCTCGACATTTGTAAGTATAATTCCCTCTCGCTAGATCTGTCTCTGGAATATGGGAAACTCCTATGGATGTCCCAAAAGTAAGTTTCTTGCTAATCGAATGCTCAACTTTAGCGATACCGATATCTATAGATCCTAAAACAGATGGCTGCTATTTGAAGTTCGTCTATAGACCGACATCAAGGTTTATCAGATTTTAAATTCCGCTACAATTGCCTTCCTAAGCGGCCCTTAATATCCTATCAAATATCTATTATGTCGTGGTTCGGAAGAAAAATTAGCTGGTCGTTTAAAAGAGTAGCATGACGGGCACAGGTTGAAACAGGTCTATTCTCCAAAATGAATATGGCATATACAGCAGTTTATAACACACGGCCGAGCAGATCAGCTCTAAAAGGCTTTCTGCAGGGCGTCACACATCAAGGTAATACACCTCTTGCCCTCGGACAACACTCCATCCATCGCCAGGAACGGATGTGGCATCCCCTTCATCACCTGAAGATCCACCTCAACGCCAGCCTTCTGGAGCTTCTCGGCATActgctcgccctcgatgCGCAGGACATCCAGCTCACCCACCATGACCAGCGCGGGGGGCAGCTTTGACCAGTCACCCTGGTAGAAGAGCGGGCTCGCCTCCGGGTTGGTGTGGTCCGCCGTATTGGGGAGGTAGTGGTTACGGTACCAGAGCATCTTGAGCGCTGGCAAAGCCGCGGTATGCTCATATTGGCGGTACGATTTGTTGCTGTCCACAGTCGCCGTGTTGTCTGTCACTGGGACGGAGAGCAGCTGGGCATTGAAGTGCACCGGTGGTGATAGCTTCAATGCCTTGTGCGTTACCACTGCCGCAAGGTTGGCGCCTGCAGACGAGCCACCGGTTGCGATCTTGGAGGGATCGATCGATAATGTGGCGGCACCGTCAGAGATGAGCCAGAGCAGTGTCTCCCAGCAGTCATGTACAGCTGCTGGGAAAGGGTCCTCCGGTGCGAGACTGGTTGAGTGAGAACATTGATCAGCTTCCCCGCATCGCCCTCATCGTATGCGGTACAGACTTA of the Penicillium psychrofluorescens genome assembly, chromosome: 1 genome contains:
- a CDS encoding uncharacterized protein (ID:PFLUO_000086-T1.cds;~source:funannotate), with product MTVPQPPYPIHESVKDLLDPEYVDFYNQYVINNQQVHYQPVEASRTSGVLIPGAGPMLEVGKTQDLTLKRQVSEGPSVPIRCFTPKGDQPAGGWPVMLYFHGGGWVLGNIDTENVVCSNLCVRGNCVVVTVDYRLAPEDPFPAAVHDCWETLLWLISDGAATLSIDPSKIATGGSSAGANLAAVVTHKALKLSPPVHFNAQLLSVPVTDNTATVDSNKSYRQYEHTAALPALKMLWYRNHYLPNTADHTNPEASPLFYQGDWSKLPPALVMVGELDVLRIEGEQYAEKLQKAGVEVDLQVMKGMPHPFLAMDGVLSEGKRCITLMCDALQKAF